The genomic region ATGATCTCCGGCAACGATAGAAACAGATGGGCCGAACATAACGTTGTCGCCAATCTTTATTAGACTATTCGACGCCATTAATTGCGCACCTGGCCCTATATAAACATTGTCACCAACCTCTATTCTTGAGTATGAATATATTCCATATGGGTCGAATATAAAATTCGCCCCGTGTTTTTTAAAAAGCGTTCGCATTAAAAACATAAGAATTCGCCTTTTAACTTTACAAAACATAACATACAAATTCGCCAAAATTTTCATGTCATCACCAAATCATTTATTCAAAATAGACTCATAAACATGCAAGGTTTCACATGCAACCCTTGCTGATGAATACAAATTTTTAGCGACTTCCCTCGATGAATTTGACATTTTTTCTCTATCTAAAGAGTAAATAATCTCAAGAGCAGAAGCAATATCGTCATCTTCATTACCGGAAGCGACAATGCCAGTATCATAATTTTTTATCATATAAGGAATGCCGCAAATACCGCTCGAAACAAACGGCACTCCAGCAGCCATACATTCTGAAATTGACAACGGGGCAGTTTCTTGTTGTGAAAAAAGTGCTGCAAAATCACATGTAGACAAAAGTGACTGCAACTCACCAACAGACAACGAACCAACAAACTTAACCCTCTCACTCAGCCCCAGAGAAGAAGCAACCCGCCTACATTGAATTGCGTATTCAGAATTTTCACCAGAACCGGCAAAGATTACTTCTGCCTCTAAATGACGTTGAGCAAACCTAGAAAACCCGCGAATGAATGACATCTGATTTTTTCTTGGCATTACAGTACCTATATACGCGATCCTCCCTTGGACAGCATTTCTTTTTACTTCGAAATATGTATCACTAACAGGGTTTGGTATATCCCAGACTGAGCCAGCATGTCTTTTGCTGATGAATTTTTTTACATAAGGATTGATAGCAATAATATTCCTCACACTGCTTCTCTGACGTCCTTCTGTAACCCTAATTACGTTAGATCTAATTTTTGCAAGTATTTTATTACCTCTAAACAAAGTGTCCAACTCATTTATACCATGAATAGTAAGAACAGCAGGCTTGCAACTTGCCAATGCCCAGGTTGCAACTCCTTGGCTATGAAGCAAATCATAATTTTGCTTACTCAAGTACGACTCTAACTCTGGAAGTATCATCAAGTTTTTAACAGAAATTGGCATAATGCCACTTGTTGGCAAATAATGGACAGGAATATCATTGTTCAATTTTATTTCTATTTT from Actinomycetota bacterium harbors:
- a CDS encoding glycosyltransferase family 4 protein, with translation MKIMMVSPFPVKNDAVVGGVEGVAFYLAKALKSLGVNVEVIVPNAQSYGINKIEIKLNNDIPVHYLPTSGIMPISVKNLMILPELESYLSKQNYDLLHSQGVATWALASCKPAVLTIHGINELDTLFRGNKILAKIRSNVIRVTEGRQRSSVRNIIAINPYVKKFISKRHAGSVWDIPNPVSDTYFEVKRNAVQGRIAYIGTVMPRKNQMSFIRGFSRFAQRHLEAEVIFAGSGENSEYAIQCRRVASSLGLSERVKFVGSLSVGELQSLLSTCDFAALFSQQETAPLSISECMAAGVPFVSSGICGIPYMIKNYDTGIVASGNEDDDIASALEIIYSLDREKMSNSSREVAKNLYSSARVACETLHVYESILNK